DNA from Apostichopus japonicus isolate 1M-3 chromosome 15, ASM3797524v1, whole genome shotgun sequence:
TATGCTACCCTGGTCCATTCGGGCCAGCatcttctcgtagttgttcgattatgtttagtgttttTTGGGGTAATTCGGTGACAGTAAACTATATCCCCGTCACTTATCatgcatgaggcatctttttggtctattcttctgttcagtttgcGGTATCTtccgatcaaattgtattacggaatcggcaagctgcttgcatgttctgCAGTATATTGTACGGTACGtacctattgacgctccgccaTGTAaacgatgcctccatttgagtggaaattttgctaataaaataacccaCTTTACTCAattttctgcttaaaattgtcATAGAACGAGTTGTTtgccttcatgtgttcttgtttttagctaacagcttttcaaacgctcgaaattggatgtcaaatacagtacaattgttcgctatctgtgtttAAAcagtagggatgcaccggatatccggtccggccggacagTGAGCAGTTAtctggttccggccggatatttttcaaaatccggccggatatttttcaaaatcaggCAGGatcttttcaaaatctggcctgaattattccttaaaaaggtgttggtattaacttaaatcaatgttaagttgtaaactatttccaaaaattaataaaaacattcaaagtaaggaaaaattaggtttaaaatgtttaattcaatttgctcaatggtctgacccactgtttctaaagatcaaccaaaataatacaaccatcatactgctacttcttattaatgattttcttttgtgtaatgaaaaaatccggttctggccggatttcatgtactatccggcaaaatccagTTCCGGCCGGATCCCAAAATTtgggctcagatttttttaaacaatggggattaattgtaattaattaacttttgaccaaaaattattaggcatcaccttattcatacacaatccaacaatcatcagttcaactttgaatatgatccatcaaaatcttgaggagattgagatatttgaaaatattacaaagaatgacccccgatgaccccctaaatgacctcaattttccgaacacccctcgaaagtctcatcccgaggaacgttgtgaccaagtttcattataactggccatacactgtacaaacaggagcaatttgaaaatatagggccgcggccggggccacaaaagacccctagttgatctttgatctcaaattcatgaacaccctgaaggtaaaacttccatagtactatcgtgacaaaccctcaacattgtaccatggaatctgtaggagaagaagcattttgtgCAAAATTTGGATACGGTGCATCCCTAATAAACAGTACCTATTTCAgtgtttgattttcgcggtataccaaacatgacgtcacatggtgaccagaggctcctttgggtcaatctctgttttcagacattccagaggtacatgtcacgtgactacccaaaatgccCATATTCGTGGTCATTTTTTGATGGGTTTTGGTAGGTTTCGAAGAGTTTTACACATGTTggtatgtaaactcccaaattaatggaaaaacTCAACAAAATTGCTTTATGCCTCAGGCAATTGATTAGGTCTGTGTAGCCTAACGTAACAGTATACTCACCTACATAGTACAAGGCAAAATcaatacattttaatattctgaTGGCACTCGTGCAAGGCctgccattttaaaaatctttaaaaagtgctttCATTTGGAAAACCAAATACCTTCGgacaaccaaatatgaaggcaaGGTTGTCCGAAGGACAAACTTATAAGCTTCTTAAAAGTCAGCCCAGGTCTGCGCATTATTTGTGGAATATTAACTACGAATATGCCTAGCCTAGTcggcctaatgttaggcctaccAAAAATGATAGTTATGTTGGGAATTGTTCCGGTCGTTTTTATACTGCAATGTATAGTCTAATGAACAAGGAGTAATTGCATATATGCTAACGTTAAATGAGTCTAGCCTAGTATTACTACTACTTTCGAAATTGTAAGATGATAGTACTTACTCAGTATTTACGCTAAAATGACGCTTACAATAAATACGTATCGAAATCGCTATACTGTTAAGGCCATAGCAGATGATGTTACATTCATAACTGTCTTCTTGTCGGATTATGATCGAAGTTAGGCTAGTAATACCACGGCTATCATGCAATCGTTTTGTTGTTATTACCCACCACCAACTCTTCTTAGGCTAGACTAGAATTTTACTTACACTTCAAGCTTAGACGTGTGTTTCCGTCAAATGTGTACCGTGAATGTTTAAGCTAGGACGATACGAGGACAGAGGGTAAAAGTGTTACAGTATGTTaccaccaatcaaaatagatcttagAGAAGGTctggggtttcagccaatcgctgcCAAGCACCCCTATAATCAAGATGTCTGCAAGAAGAATGGCGACTCCAGCCCGACTCCAGGcgtcaggggcgtatccaggatttctaatccggggggcgcgaattaatatctaagcggagcgccaccatgggttggcgcgcagcgcaCAAGAAATTTCTGGTTatgataccccctagatcaccggaaatggcacttctcgggcttgaaaatgaccaaccagatatacacttttgcctgagaaccaagtatttcccaatagttttttccccattcataacctttttgaaaattttcaccagttacacatcatgttcgacctcatcgcatgtcctgtggatcattgctttcgtaggtgattctacgtcgctgaccacaatacccgacagccccactttttaaggttttcagcccattatttgttccgaatttgaaaattcacatttctcgtgaataaattcacttcaaaacatacccataatgttgcaaaaaatgtcatctatggacaaccaatatagaaaaacctccttcaaccctaacagaccggtcataATTACACCAGTAGTGGGAAGTATGAttaagaatgttggttaggtaattttcgaaaataatttattggtgtacaaatattaaaccttcttataacggctattataaaatttggttgaatgaaatgaaaaaaatactagatatttccgaaaccgaacactacacatataggtcaaggaggcggggggggggggcctaacaaaatatttctttctgaaaattcgggcaatatgctgagaattttctcgggcacctatactgaaagaaaaatacattgcaatgatgtagctaaaggaaatgaatagtttaaaaatcatcttttggtaattaaaataaagttctaagcttggccgactaattagccattactaatgtaaaagagagttttgacataattggacctccatgctttttctccatctacataggacAATTCGTTGTTCATatgagcatcccgcggtatactgcgcaatttgcacggaccgtacggtacacgatggcatgcgataataaccgatgcttgcttatatgatattgactttaacatgttgaaccccgcggagcgcgcgaaaaactttggttatatttttcgggcaagtcgttacagccccgcaaatcaaattgggttcctatgactacacacGTCGACAGAGGCTATTCAACTtggaaccgccattttcatgctcactgacatgatgtcatatctgctgtttgcttcaccacgagttggcgcgaagcgaacaagaaaatgttggccgaaactgcctcccagatcgctggaaatggcacttcccaggaccatgggttggcgcgaagcgtacaagaaaattttggccgaaaatgcctcccagatcgctggaaatgacacttcccatgcccttctgagttgcatctaagcattttctattttgaaattactagcgttatcataaaaaaatatactcgggggggggggggggtcgttttTCCcgttcccgaaatgcgtcatgttccccgacgactcggtcgagttcgagaccagccacagttggtttcatagcacaattgtttaaggcgtccatacacacacacacgcgttatgatagaccatatatagtatatatatatatagatacattataGTGAGAGAGGacaaatggaaacgtcaaaaatggatttagggtagggtgaggcgcacgccccttccgaaatcctcgatccgtcactggctacccggccatgtgtatataatagggatcagcgctgtaattatgtcactgttcccctttctcttcccttggcgttttgttttcttttactccctccttttctccttttttctttctttcttctttttcttttcccttccttccttcctctcctcctcctctttccccccctcttttttcccttttttcttctcttttttttctctcccctttctcttacccggggggcgcgcgcccccaacgcccccctgaaTACGCGCCTGGGCGTGTATAGATAAGATTAAGGAGCATTGATCATACTCAGTATACAGATAAGAAATGGCGAGGGGTTGATTCGAGTGCTTTGGAAGCGATGAAGAAGTCCGAATATCGAgcacagtggcggcggaacagggagggcttggggggctcagccccccaatgaaaaagttgagggggcaaatgcatgataagcccccccccccacaatatttaccaaggctccgaaacgtgcatctgcccatttttcaatgcatacttgtcgatctgtccgatgcacacgtatactatataggtgaaataattttagtaattgctgggggaccctggtccctcggaccgtcccctggctatagaccacattgtcaccccaaccgcgtcttcacgccccgtgaaaagtggaagcagttagtgtgagtaccggtaagcgtaacacaacttcgtcttaggccaatgacttgcctcatttcagccagttctccaacatcctcttacttagtggcggagcgtccatatatacagtcagggggcggatcccccccctcctgacggactcaaatggactgctggcgcccttttcagcttttcactacttttaacttattcgcgattattgactattttattgcgctctcatatacctattgacatttgtcatattctgttggtgtaattttccgacaaaatggcgacgacacctatttattctccgtttatctgcaaattagcaaggcccggaaagggtcatttcctgcaatctagggagtaactttactcaaaaattttctgtacgctccgcgccaacctgtggtggcgctccgcttagatagtgtcgaaagcgcccaggctacagaccattcttgccccccctgaccaatatccctagctccgccaatgcccttactacactcaaaaacgtctttgcgagtacactacgagtaatagctactctcttaaaacaccatcgaatatacaaattactatgtttttacagacttttacgtgcaatctgagaaattgcaggcttgagacccatattttagggctaggtattcgcagcataaaacactcgggaagtgccgtttccggccatctgggggtttgaaaaaacccaaaattttcttgtacgctccgcgccaaccgatggtggcgctccgcttagatagtctccacatattagcccccccccccccaataattttaccgttccgccgcgcctgatcgAGCAATGTCGCACGCACAAACTTTTTTGTCTCCGTTTCGCCTAACTGTGCCGCCTGCGAATTTTTTTCCCCGTAGTACAGCGAGGGgaacatgaattattcatgcTCTTACAGAAAATTCCACCACTTCAAAAGTTCGCGGGGTTTTCCAGGTCTACAAGATACGTCATTCATTGGACTGTATGATGACATTTCTCGACATACtaaactgtgtacaaaacgGTTTTCTTGAGAAGTACTGTCACGTGAGGGCTGGGCGAAATTTCCTGTTGagaaatgaattattcatttttcACTTGTAACATAGCGctgttgtaccagggagttgttaacaactccctggttgtacaaCTTTGCGCACGCTCGTGATCACGTACACTGAATCATTGTCAGAAAGTTTTTCCATCACATACGTACGTACGTTACACATGAGATTATGTTGAACGTATAAAAACCTAGGAAAAAACATGATCGTAACCTCGTATTTCTGTTCAAATGAAGATACCTACGAGAATGTCAGTGCTTGGCTGACTTGGAGATAGGCTTGAGTGTACTTTTTACTTTACTAAGTATAGTGTGGCCCTTGATCAGTTTAAATGTTACTCTTTGTCTTTCCATTTCCTAGTCCGATTAGACCGATGGaacatgttttattattattattatatataggtCCCAAATTCTAGCGTGCCATAATTCATTAATTTCTAGTAGTAGAAgtattcaaaaagtactttcctgttCAAACACAAGGCCTGCAGGCTGTAGTCTATGCTGCATCTATACCTGATTAaaaaacacttttgttacaGCTTGCAGCCAGGCTTTGGCAAGAATCTTGATAGACCTATAAATAGGGTTACTAAGTTGTTATTTGTGTTAACGTTATATTCGTCAGTGATGAACATGACGATTTACATTTCACAGATTAAGCCAATATAGCCTACTCATTAGAGTGTGCATGGTGAAAGCAGCTGTTTATCTTGGGTCTCATCAAGTGGCTCTCACGGTGCTCATTCACTATGTGTTTATGCAACCCTAaacagcagtggcgtagccagacttttccatctggggggcaaagggggggggggcgaagggtctgattggtggggcagactaagctagaacaaaagacataccaaacagtttgcatgacaaactgTGGCAAATCAGGCATTGTGTCAGCAATGTAGGGTACAGATGGTCACTCTAGTTAgctgacgttttatgttatttccacataggtattattaacgataaaacagatcactgaaaaagtcatcgataattctttaaaaatctgaatagactatgatctttctgtcagtattcaaagatgatcagcatgatatctgacttgcctgggagtgtaaccaccccccccccaaatcaacaaaagatgttatcattccccCTTCGGGCCCTTCTTTTGCACTTTCTAGGGCTCACTCAAACAGTCTAACGAAGGTTAATTCGCCTATTCTGATGACTGTCTGCGAACTTATCGACGAATTTCGCGCCCTATTTACAAGGTGGCCATATTTTCGTGACtgaaatcggggacatttattgcgtgactgatatgggggaggggtttcctttggaaaatttttaagtgcctaaggtgcttagatgtaaaatggtgatactttgaagcactttctaaatcaattttattttcaaacattgtagctttttcttaaatgaaatccacttactttacgtggttctttgagagcttgtgatttgctcatgctcacactataagtgtcgttgtgtcgccgtagttgccatttatacggtcgaaagagtgctaggctagatcgatcaatatttttaacagtgtttccccttacactggcccacctgaaatactggttataagttccgttctgcaactgcacacttgactaaattttgtttttacaattatttcactaataatgtgggacattttcgaaattcctgaacattttgacgaatcgcggacacttgttcatcggggacagcacactgtaatcggggactgtccccgaaaatcggggacgtctggtcacctcgGGCCTATGAGCTCACTACGGAAACACAAACGTATATAGACTACTAGGCTGTTCTGTGTTGAATGTACCTAACCCAAGAAACATATCGCGATTGGTCGCGTAGGCGTAGCAAAACATGTaagtttcagtcaaaatgcaaattgtttctaaatactgtgatattcatTCTGCCATACACGTCACTCACGTGTGAATCATTTTGGAACACAATCCAGGGATCAGGGATAACCTTGTAAACATAAACTGAACGTAGCCTCCGCTTGTGAGTGCCGCGGAGACCGTTTAATTAAATCGCCAACCCGTTTCCACATTTGACAATACAGAGACAGTGGCGTTTTTTGCGCTGCTGCTTGGGTCAAATTCTTTTTCGAAGCAATGTTCCCatggaagtgatttttattttggccaCCCAATTTCACAGATAGAGAATTAGGTAaaaggtaaagaataaaaattgcataaaaaccatggtaatatgcacataggcccagcaacatatttagtgtgcattcaagttttttttctcagtcaataattccatttggggggggggggcaagtggggggggggcgagcatttcaactgggggggggggctaccgcccccctgccccccccccccccccccgctggctacgccactgctaaaCAGCTAAAACTTAACTGGTTTAATTTTGGTTCAAAATTGCCTCTTTAATTTTTACTATAATTACTACAAAAACATGTAATCCCATGTGGATGTCAGGAGTCCCATTTGGGTGTTCAACAGCTAGGTCAATGTCAGATTGGTGCCATATCACATATACACCATATTGAGCTTGTAAGTTGTACTGGACACATACCTTTACTGGCAAAGTGACTAATCATAAATAGGAATTCCTGCTTGATTGTTTCGTGGAAGTGATAATTAATGCATGTTCTTTTTGgcattttaatttgaaaacatgataattgTAACTTGATGCCATATATATCTAGGTAAGGTATAATAAAAGAATGCAGGCATTATCACTCAATCTGAATCATATCCAGCCACTCTCTGAGCTTACTATTTAGCCAAGCTATAGAAATCAAGACTACGTGAAAGAATTGCATTGGCTCAAATTTTTGCACAATAATTAagttaatttttcaaatttataaacTCACATCGGTGGGTATATTCAGTGGAAATGGAGTCATGGACCCTTCCATTCAAATAGTCACCCAATGTATTTGTATCAAATAACCTCCCCGTCCTCCTCAAAGTAGGTTAATTTGGAGCTAATTTCGCTAATTAACAAAAGAGATTGCTCCTTAGAAATCTCATAGGAAAGGAGTGACAGATTTAAATAGGTTGCAAGTACTTTTTATGAAATATAACCTTAAAATGGTTCTTTCTTCTGTTTTAGAATCGACTCCCACCTCAGTACCACCACTTTATATGTAAGCATGTGGATGGAGAATCTGCAATTCAAGAGGAGACTACCATCAGACTGTCTCTAAGGAAAGAAGATGTTTCTCAATGGTTGAAAGACTTTCAAGACTCATCTGACATAACATGGAGAAAGTCCAAAACTTACACTCTATTGCAGGAGGTCTACCTCTGGGGGTTTCATAACTTCATCTGAAACCCAGCAAACTATAGAAAATGGCCTGAGGCTGCTGCATTCGATATTTCCTGATAGTGCATATTTCAACAGAAATGAATTGCGTCCAAAAGTGGTCATCACAGATGATTGCGAAGCTCTGAGGCAAACAATTACTGCAGTTTACCCGAACACTCGCACCATTCTTTGTGTGTTCCACATATTGCAGGCAATGTGGCGTTGACTGTGGGACTCTCAAAATGGAATTCCCAAGCATGACCAAGCAAGCTTTCTCAACATCATCAAAAGCTTGGTGTATGCTCAGTCACTAACACAGCTGGATGAGCGCTATGAAACCTCCATGAATGATGCTCTGGTTTCAAAATATGGCAAGTTCAAGGAACATTTGGCATCTGTGTTTGCAAGAAAGAATGTATGGGCCATTAGTCACCGTGACTCACTCCCTGTACGAGGGAACCACACCAAAAACTTCTGTGAGGCAGCAATGAGGATTGTTAGAGATAAAGTTCTATACAGAATGAAGGGTTTTAATGTGACTCAACTTGTAGACTTTATGGATACCCGATTTGAGATGTACTACGAATGTCGTCTCACTGATTTGGCAAATAACCGCATGTCTAACTTAGTCAACTCAAAGTTCTTCCTGAGGGATCATTAAGTGAACAGTGACAACATAGAAAAGTTTGGTTGTTCCAAAAATAGGATAAGTATAtatagaaacaaataaatgtggTTGTTAACTTATTGTCCCCCAGGACCATTCCaaactgaagaaaaaataagaaaccAGAAAACAGGTAGTTCTAATTTCAATGAAATTCACCAGCAATATGCTGTCTAATATTATACGATAAAAACATTACTCGTACTTGCATGGGTGAGACTTTCATCACTTgacaagaaaaagcaaaaaCTAGCAATTCTGTGGGCGTCACATGGCCCTTAATTGAAGTAATAATAACATGAAAGTTCTGTGTATAAAGCAAGGCAGAAATATTTAATTATGCTTTTTTTCATGGCAGCTTGGCCGTCTCTACCCAACTTATCCATGCTCCTCCATACAAGCTATTTGAGTGGCATTCTTTTCAGCACATTAAATTAGAGCCCACATTTATGTATGCATGTAAGTGTttgtgtatgaatgtatgtttatatatatgacatgtatgcatgtatgtatgtatgtatatgtgtattttaTTGAAGACATACCCACCTTAAGTAACTTTGATAAGATACAATTGAGATTCCTAGAGTGTTTATACTTTTACTTACATGCAGATAGATGACTCCTACTACCGAGTGCCAAGCTTCTCCACAGGGACCACTGAAGTTGTGTATGATGTCAACATGGATGTAGGCACATGCACTAGTCCAGTGGGAAAGACCGGTGGTCCATGTAAGCATCAGCATGCTGTCATGCGAGCATACAATTTGCAAGGTTCCAACTTTGTTAGTGTATCAACGCCTAAACACAGGCAGATGTTCTATTATATTACTACaggtatgcatgcatgcaattCCATGTTAGACTTAAAGGAGGATAATGCGTTTGTGGTATAGAAAATTGTCATACCCACAAACACTCAATTCAATCTACACAATGATAGActattcaaaataatattgcTGGGTATCTTTACTTGCCAGAAATGAGGTTCACACAAAGAAAACTGAACAGTTTTGTAACTCACTAAAAATTTGTTCAACCCAACCTTTCCAAAATTCAAACAATGCAGCTTTCATAAATCATGTATTGTGTGACATTTTAGTGAAACAACACTATTTTCACAGTTAGTTGTGAAGACTGAGTAGCCTACAATATGGTAGGAGAGATATTTTTTTCACTCTCCTGTGTGATGAAATGTAAACGCATTATTCACCTTTAAGTTCAGGAGTCAGGGGGTTTGGAGATTGTCTATTTTGCATTAGTAGTAGTTCCATGCAGAGCGCAGAAGGAGCTGGTTCACATTTGTATGCATCTGAAAATATTCAGAAAACCTTGGAAG
Protein-coding regions in this window:
- the LOC139981382 gene encoding uncharacterized protein, with translation MNDALVSKYGKFKEHLASVFARKNVWAISHRDSLPVRGNHTKNFCEAAMRIVRDKVLYRMKGFNVTQLVDFMDTRFEMYYECRLTDLANNRMSNLVNSKFFLRDHSVYTFTYMQIDDSYYRVPSFSTGTTEVVYDVNMDVGTCTSPVGKTGGPCKHQHAVMRAYNLQGSNFVSVSTPKHRQMFYYITTDPDILHCVKGITSLKNLLFYWILASPYNCNHKQFFLLIK